The following proteins are co-located in the Gloeocapsa sp. PCC 7428 genome:
- a CDS encoding DUF4198 domain-containing protein, with the protein MIKFLKELVLSATLLPLLIQPAFAHSIWIDKGDKPGELKILYGHPELNEIDSYDSIKFQGARAYDKAVFPVQLSVQRRYNGVTLVPQGKIVALTARHNNGYFVVKDDNYINVFRPDALAANNKQTNVVHTYKYAKAFYESSGLVSLWFGLPLEIVPQQDPFTVGAGGTLKVLVLYRGAPQQGATVEYRGKKLTTNQNGFAFVTLGQGPFHVIESEYSTPSQDPAADEIGHASSLTIDKRGF; encoded by the coding sequence ATGATCAAGTTTTTAAAAGAGTTAGTGCTAAGTGCAACACTGCTTCCGCTATTGATTCAACCTGCTTTTGCGCATAGTATTTGGATTGACAAAGGGGATAAACCAGGGGAATTAAAGATATTATATGGTCATCCAGAACTTAACGAGATAGACTCCTACGATTCAATTAAGTTCCAAGGGGCTAGAGCTTACGATAAAGCAGTCTTTCCTGTTCAGCTTTCAGTGCAACGCAGATACAACGGTGTTACTCTAGTTCCGCAAGGGAAAATTGTTGCTTTAACGGCTCGCCACAATAATGGCTACTTTGTTGTTAAAGACGATAATTATATCAATGTTTTTCGACCTGATGCACTAGCAGCTAACAACAAACAAACTAATGTTGTTCATACTTATAAGTATGCAAAAGCTTTTTATGAATCATCAGGATTAGTTTCATTGTGGTTTGGTTTACCTTTAGAAATTGTCCCGCAGCAAGATCCTTTTACTGTGGGCGCGGGAGGAACTTTAAAAGTTCTTGTATTATATAGAGGCGCACCACAACAGGGAGCTACTGTAGAATACAGAGGTAAAAAGTTAACAACAAATCAAAATGGTTTTGCGTTTGTGACGCTCGGACAAGGACCATTTCACGTCATTGAATCAGAGTATAGTACCCCTTCACAAGACCCTGCTGCGGATGAAATTGGTCACGCAAGCAGTTTAACAATCGATAAAAGAGGATTTTAA
- a CDS encoding GrpB family protein, producing MDEIIIVEYDPHWSQQFEAEATTIWQVLGNDLVTRIDHFGSTAVPGLAAKPIIDLLVGVHSLEEARHNLPLLEALGYIYWQEDPRPERMFLVKGMPPYGLQRTHHLHIVEADSALWERVLFRDYLRSHPEEAQQYTDLKRQLAKRFQTDREAYTLAKNDYIQAVMAKARFFYKLS from the coding sequence ATGGATGAAATTATTATTGTGGAATACGATCCCCATTGGTCGCAGCAATTTGAAGCGGAAGCCACAACGATTTGGCAAGTCTTAGGAAATGATTTAGTGACGCGCATTGATCATTTTGGCAGTACAGCGGTTCCTGGATTAGCTGCAAAACCAATTATCGATCTTTTAGTGGGCGTGCATTCTTTAGAAGAAGCTAGGCATAACCTTCCGTTACTAGAAGCATTAGGATATATTTACTGGCAAGAAGATCCCCGTCCTGAGCGAATGTTCTTAGTTAAAGGAATGCCCCCTTATGGTTTACAGCGTACTCATCATCTGCATATAGTTGAGGCAGATAGTGCTTTGTGGGAACGTGTTTTGTTTAGAGATTACTTGCGATCGCACCCCGAAGAAGCCCAACAATATACCGATTTAAAACGTCAATTAGCCAAACGTTTTCAAACAGATCGCGAAGCATATACCCTTGCCAAAAATGACTACATTCAAGCTGTTATGGCAAAGGCGCGCTTCTTCTACAAATTATCTTAA